In Lusitaniella coriacea LEGE 07157, the genomic stretch TCATTGAGAAAGGACTTCAATCCGTCACTCCAAAAGTCCCATTTCGGTCTTACTACATTCTGCGGCATAAGGGAATTAACGAGATACTCTTCCTTCCCAATTCCCAGGAGGATGCGAGAAAATCCTTTGAAACCGCCGCAGAATGGGCAAATTCTTACAGCGATGAGGAAAGTCAATATGTGGCTGAACTTTCCCGACAAACAGCACAATATCTCGCTAACAATCCCGAAAGTAAAACCGCTAAAGTCTCCGCATGGGTCATGGTTTTGCAGGCGATTCCTCCTTCTGATAAAAGTACGAGAAAAAGAGCGATTCGAGAGATTGAGAAATTAGGTGGAAAAGTGGTACAAACTCCAGAGGGTAACTGGACGATTCAACCACCAGAGACGGATTGAGGTTATTTTTGAAACTCCCGAAATCTCCAATTTAATAATTTGTAAAGAACGAAGAAAGTAATTAAGAAAGCTATCGATCGTTTTTTATCTTTAATTCCGGTGAAAAGCAACTTTCAGACTCATAAGGTATTAACTTATTTCCCTTTACCTTAGCTGAGAGAAGGTTTAAATCACCCAACTGAGAAATGCCATAACAAAGTTTTACCTCGCTTCACCGATGACCTATTTTGGACGCTAGTAGGCTTGAGCTATAATTGAGGGAAAGAAGATATTGCTGAAATATCGGAGTAACAAACCCAATTTTCCGATCGTCCCTTGATTAACATTTAAATACGATCGCGCGTCTGGCTCCTTAGCAATATTAACAACTTTTAATTAAATTTAGAATTGGAAACAATGTTATCGTTATACGGCTTATTTTTTATCGTTGGCGGAACATTTGTGCTATTTGCGGCGGTAGCAGGATTAGATGGCCCGGATTTCGAGTTAGAGTTTGATCCCGATATCGAAACCCTCGCGCCGAAAAACGAGGAAGAAGAAACCCTATCCGTTCGAGGAAAACGTCCTAGAAGGAGATTATGGCTGCCTTTTCTAAGTTTGAGGTTTTGGACCTTTGGCAGTTGTTTCTTTGGCTTAACCGGGATTCTGCTCACCCTCTTCCAAGGTAGCATTGCAGAGCCAATCGTTCTCTGGCTCGCGATCGCGGTGGGTTTGCTTTTTGGAACAACAATCACCGCAATTCTGCACAATCTCAGGCAAAATCAAGCCAACAGTCTCGTTAATTCCAACGATCTGATCGGTCTTCCCGGAATTGTCGAGATTCCTTTTGATTCCAATAGTAAGGGAAAAATTCGCGTCAGCGTTCGAGGCTCGATCCTAGATTTAATTGCCTTAACCGAAGATCGGCAAATGTTTCAACCCGGAGAACAAGTTTATATTGTTGGGATGGAGAACAATAAAGTGTGGGTTGTTTCCCAAAATACGTTAGGCAATTACGAGTAGAAGAAAAGGGAGCATCCCAATTATGCAACTCTGTTACTTTGCTCTAGCTCCTCTTCTCCCAGATTTGGGAGAGGTCGGAACGCCTCTGAGGTTTCACGGCGGTCACAAGCATCTGAGGAAAACTGAGGGGCTGTGTTTCGAGGAAACCTCGAAACCCTGTACGCCCCGTCAGATGTCGCCACCTCCTCAGAGGATGCAAGCCGACCTTGAGGGGTTGGGGGATGAGGGCGACAAAAGTTGGATACTCCCGAAGAAAAAAACCTGAATTTCCTGGAAAATGGGAACACTCAGCAATAGTATCGAGCGCATCAGAACAATAAATTCAAGGACAACGGTCATCATGACAAATTCAAAACAATTCAACACCTTTTGGGAAGAAGAAGTTGCAGTCGTTGAGAGCGTTGCGATAAGAAATGAATCGCCAATTCTCGCTCAAACCAACTCCTTAAGCCAGCAAATGTGGACGGCACTTCCCGTCGCACTTGGCATCTTTGGAGTCATTTTGATTATTTTATTTCTCAACAGTTTCCTCTGTATTTGTAAACCCAATGAAATTCTCATTTTGTCCGGTCGCAAACACAAAACAAAAACCGGAAAAGAAGTTGGGTATCGCACGATTTTTGGCGGACGAGCGATTCGCATTCCTGTTCTAGAAACCGTCAAAAGCATGGACTTAACAATCATGCCCGTTCCCGTAGAGGTGAGTAACGCTTATTCTAAAGGGGGAACGCCACTGGATATTCACGCGATCGCGAACGTCAAAATCTCCAGTAACCCCGCTATTGTCGGGAACGCCATCGAACGCTTCCTCGACCACGACCGTGCCGAACTGGCTCGCGTGGCACGAGAAACCCTAGAAGGCAAACTGCGCGGTGTTGTCGCCACCCTCACCCCCGAAGAACTCAACGAAGATCGCCTCAGTTTCGCCGAACGCATCGCCGAAGATGTGGACCGGGATTTAACCAAACTCGGCTTGCAACTGGATACCCTGAAAATTCAAAGCGTTTCCGATGATGTGGATTATCTCAGTTCCATCGGTCGCAAGCAAATTGCCCTGATCGTGCGCGATGCAGAAATCGCCGAATCCAACGCTATTGGGGAAGCCGACCGCATCGAAGCCGATTGTCAGCGAGAAGCTGAAGTTTCCAAAACCCAAGCGAAAACCGTCGTCCTGCAAAAACACAACGAACTGCGGACAATTAAAGCCGAACTCGAACAGCAGGCAAGATCCGAAGAAGAGCGTACCGAAGCTGCTGCTAAAGAAGCCAGAGCAAAAGCCGAACAAATCCTGCAAACCGTGCGCGCCGAATTAGAACGATTGCGCCTCGAAGCCGATGAAGTGTTACCCGCCGAAGCGAACCGACAAGCCAAAGCGTTGCACGCCAAAGGTACCGCCGCCAGTTTAGCGGAAAATTCCAAAGCCGCCGCTTTAGCGAATACGATGCTCTCTGAGGTGTGGCAAGAAATTGGTGCGGATGCGTCAGAATTGTTCCTGATTCAACAAATCGAAACTGTTCTCAACGAAGCCACCCAAATTCCCGGAAAACTGCACTTAGAAAATGTCAACGTTATTGATAACGGCGATGGTCAATCCATTGCCAGTCTGATGAACGCCTATCCCGAAATTGTTCGTCAGTTCCTCGTGCAAGTGGATAACACCCTCGGCATTGATGTGGCGGGAACCTTGAGTAGTAAGAAAATTCGCAATTGAGTGACGGGGAGATAGGGTGAAACGGAGATGAGGTGACACGGGGATAGGTTTGCAATCCGTCCTTTCTTCTGCCGTCTGCCTTCACCGATAACTGATGACTGAAAAAAGGAGATAACAATCGATGGAAGTTATTGTATTACTGCTGGGAATTTTAGGACTGGGAACTGGTGCTGGCGCGCTCGTGATTCGCAACCTTTATTACATTTGTCAGCCGAGTGAAGTGCTGATTTTTGCGGGAACGACAACAAAAACCGCAGACCGAAAGAGAGTGGGTTATCGCCTGGTGAAAGGGGGAAGCAGCATTCGGGTTCCTCTGTTAGAGCAAACCTTTCGCATGGATTTAACCAACATCATCATTGAATTGAAGGTTGCCAATGCTTACTCGAAAGGGGGAATTCCCTTAACCGTCGAAGGGGTGGCAAATATTAAAGTGGCGGGGGAAGAACCAACAATTCATAACGCCATTGAGCGTTTGTTGGGTAAGAGTCGCAAGGAAATCGAGCAATTTGCTAAAGAAACCCTAGAAGGGAATTTGCGCGGGGTTTTAGCGAGTTTGACTCCCGAACAAGTGAATGAAGATAAGCTGGCGTTTGCCAAAAGCCTCCTCGATGAAGCGGAAGAGGATTTGGAGAAATTGGGGTTAATCCTGGATAACTTGCAAATTCAGAATATTTCCGATGAGGTGGGATATTTGGATTCCCTCGGTCGTCAGCAGCAGGCGGATTTGATTCGAGACGCGCGAATTGCAGAAGCAGAGGCGAAGTCAGCTTCTATGATTCAGGATGCGGAAAACGAGAAAGTGACCGCGTTGCGACGCATTGCGCGGGATGTGGAAATTGCTAAGGCGCAGGCAGAACGGCGAGTTCAGGATGCTTTAACCAAGCGCGTGGCGGTGGTTGCAGAGGTCGAGGCAGAGATTGCGGCGGAAGTGGTGCGCCGACAGGCAGAAGTTTCCGTGCAAAAAGAGCGAATCAAACAGGCGGAACAACAATTGCAAGCGGATGTGGTTGCTCCCGCAGAAGCCGATAGCAAGCGCGCGATCGCGCGAGCCAAAGGTGAGGCATCCCAGATCGTTGAGGATGGGAAAGCTCAGGCTGAGGGGATCAGAAGCCTCGCTGAGTCCTGGCAAGCGGCGGGGGACAGTGCGAAGGATATCTTCCTCTTCCAGAAACTGGACGTTCTCATGAAAACAATGGCAGCAGCAGTTCCCGACGTGGCAGTACAAAATGTCACCGTTGTCGATGCGAAAGGCGGTGGGAGTGCGGCGAAAATCGCTTCCTTTCTCGAACAGTTGCGACAAACCACGGGAATGGATCTGAGTGGCGTGGTGAATAACCTCACCGGGAATGGTTTGGAAAACGGATCTGCGCACCCCCTGAACCCTCAACCCATCGCACAAGAGTTGCCGCCAACCCCTGCCGCAGATGCCACAACGGATTATGCGCTTTTGCACTTAGAAGTGAAACAACTTCTCGACAAACTGGTACAGAACCGCGCCACCCCACCGGAAGCAGAAAAAGCTGTTGCACGGAGCATTGAGCGCTATCCCAAATTCAAAAACCGTCTCAAACGAGCGTTCCACACCGGAGGAGAAGAAACCCTGCGAGCAATTTTCACCCATCCTCTGATCCACATTCCCATGAGTATGGTGGAGTCGTGGTTAGATGAGGATTAGGGGTTCGTCAGTTTTGAATTGATGGGTTGAGGGGGTGACAATTACCAATTACCAATTGGGGAGACGGGGAGACGGGGAGACGGGGAGACGGGGAGACGGGGTGATATCCTGTTCCGCAAATTGATGACTGATAACTCTTCAGAAACTAAAAATCACGCTCCGTCCCT encodes the following:
- a CDS encoding flotillin family protein yields the protein MWTALPVALGIFGVILIILFLNSFLCICKPNEILILSGRKHKTKTGKEVGYRTIFGGRAIRIPVLETVKSMDLTIMPVPVEVSNAYSKGGTPLDIHAIANVKISSNPAIVGNAIERFLDHDRAELARVARETLEGKLRGVVATLTPEELNEDRLSFAERIAEDVDRDLTKLGLQLDTLKIQSVSDDVDYLSSIGRKQIALIVRDAEIAESNAIGEADRIEADCQREAEVSKTQAKTVVLQKHNELRTIKAELEQQARSEEERTEAAAKEARAKAEQILQTVRAELERLRLEADEVLPAEANRQAKALHAKGTAASLAENSKAAALANTMLSEVWQEIGADASELFLIQQIETVLNEATQIPGKLHLENVNVIDNGDGQSIASLMNAYPEIVRQFLVQVDNTLGIDVAGTLSSKKIRN
- a CDS encoding flotillin family protein, with the translated sequence MEVIVLLLGILGLGTGAGALVIRNLYYICQPSEVLIFAGTTTKTADRKRVGYRLVKGGSSIRVPLLEQTFRMDLTNIIIELKVANAYSKGGIPLTVEGVANIKVAGEEPTIHNAIERLLGKSRKEIEQFAKETLEGNLRGVLASLTPEQVNEDKLAFAKSLLDEAEEDLEKLGLILDNLQIQNISDEVGYLDSLGRQQQADLIRDARIAEAEAKSASMIQDAENEKVTALRRIARDVEIAKAQAERRVQDALTKRVAVVAEVEAEIAAEVVRRQAEVSVQKERIKQAEQQLQADVVAPAEADSKRAIARAKGEASQIVEDGKAQAEGIRSLAESWQAAGDSAKDIFLFQKLDVLMKTMAAAVPDVAVQNVTVVDAKGGGSAAKIASFLEQLRQTTGMDLSGVVNNLTGNGLENGSAHPLNPQPIAQELPPTPAADATTDYALLHLEVKQLLDKLVQNRATPPEAEKAVARSIERYPKFKNRLKRAFHTGGEETLRAIFTHPLIHIPMSMVESWLDED
- a CDS encoding NfeD family protein; amino-acid sequence: MLSLYGLFFIVGGTFVLFAAVAGLDGPDFELEFDPDIETLAPKNEEEETLSVRGKRPRRRLWLPFLSLRFWTFGSCFFGLTGILLTLFQGSIAEPIVLWLAIAVGLLFGTTITAILHNLRQNQANSLVNSNDLIGLPGIVEIPFDSNSKGKIRVSVRGSILDLIALTEDRQMFQPGEQVYIVGMENNKVWVVSQNTLGNYE